The genomic segment CAAGTAGGGAGGAGAGCAAATCCGCGCTGCCGAACACGTAGACGTCCTTGCCGGCCTCGGCCTTCAGGGCTTTCACTGCTTCGACCGCGTTGCCTTTCAGAGGCCGTGTGTTGTTCCAAGTGGCTTCATTCAGCGTGCGAGTCGCTACCGCCTTCGGAAGGGAATTCATCATGTCCGCTATGGGCCCGGTCTGCGTGGTCCAGTAGCTCGCCATGCCCTCATAGGTGCGCCGGCCGAAAAGCAGTGTCCCGATCTCCTTGCCTTGCTCCAGCGAGAACGCCTCGAGCTCCTCGCCCCAGACCGTTTCCGAGAAGCCGAGGTCCCAGGCGTTTTCCCCGTCGAAATAGCCGTCGAGGGTCATTAGATTCCAAGCGACCAAGCGTCTCATTTCGTCTCCTTGCCTTTCAGGGCCTCGACATGTCTCGCGAGCTTGCCGAGGGTTTGATAGCCGAGCTCGACGGCTCCGAATGCGATGGCGACGCTCCTTGCTCGGATGCAGCTGACGCAACGTAATGACGGTCTTTCCGTCATCTTGCTCGTCGAAGGTCACGACGGTTCTGAATCGGTTGGGATCGTCATCGATATCTGCGCCGTGAATCATCTCGAGCAGGCGTGGCGACTCGATCTTTACGAACACGATGCGATTGTCGTAGCGCGTGCCGTTTATGGCTGGCGCGCGTGACGCCATGGCGCCGAGCACTGCGCAAGCCTGCCCGTTCTCGACGCGCGGACGTCCGACGAAATCCTCGGTTACGACGAGCGGGGGCTGCCGCGCTGATGGTCGTCGATTCGTCGGCGCTGCTTGCAATCATGCAGAACGAGCCCGAGCGGCGGCAGTACCTCGAGGCAGTCGCCGCAGCGGAAAGGCGTCTGATGTCCGCTGTTGCGTTCGTCGAGGTTTCGATCGTGCTGGAAACGCGCTACGGGGCCGACGGCCTCCGTGATCTGGATCTTTTCCTCAGCAAGGCCGAAATAGAGGTCATTGCAGTGGACAGCGAACAGGCACTTGCGGCACGCCGTGCATACAGTCGTTTCGGCAAGGGGCGTCACCGCGCAGCGTTGAATTTCGGAGACTGCTTCTCTTATGCGCTTGCCACCGCCCTCGGCGAGCCGCTTCTTTACAAGGGCGACGACTTCGCATGCACGGAAGTGAAGGCGGTCGAGTTCGGCTCGGCCGACTCTACGCCGACCGACGATGCGAGCGGCGTTCGCGACTCGGCCTCGGCTGATTGGGCTCCGACGCAACCTGTCACCCCAAAGGACATCGCTGGCGGGCGGATCCGCATACCGAGCCGCAATCGAAGCAGCGCGAAAGCTCGATTACCGCAGCAGCGGGCGTACATCAAGATCCGGCTCTGCGGACGTCACGAGCAACGGAGCCGATACGATCCACACTACGATTCCGACCGCGAGCGGTCCGGCGTCATATCTGTCGATCGCGACGCGCTCGCTCGGCTCGTCCAGCCGAACACACGCCTTACGGTCTCGGTGTTGCCGGACGGCACCGTTTGCCTGGACTAGCCGGCACAAGCGTCATGTCGCTTTCGCTGAAGTCGAGCTTCGACTAGCGGAACTCGACGACGAGATCGCGGCGGCCGTCGCGATTGACGTCCTGCCAGCGCACCCTCCGCGGCCCGTGATAGTGCGTCTTGCCTTGCCGGCTCGAGCCCGGGACCGTACTGGCACGTGGTCGAGATCGTCACTTCGGCCGCTCGCGGTCCCTCGCCGGCAGCGCATCCTTGAACACGTCGAACGTCTTCCACGCAGGCACGGGCGGCGTGTGGCCGGGACGCGGCGAGTAAACCGACTCCTCTACGAGCTGCATCTTGTGGATGTAGCGCGGGCAGTTCGGAAAAATGCGCTCGGCGCGGAGGCGCACGACGAACACGGCGCCGGGCAGCTCGCTCATGAGCGGATCGTCGGCGCTGATGCTCGCCGTGCCGTTGACGCGCAAACGCGTCGGCTTTTCGAAATCGATGAACAGCAGGCCGACGCGCGGGTTCACCAGCAAGTTGCCCCAGGTGCGGTACTGGCCGTTGCCGTCGTAGTCCGGAATCGCGAGCGTGTGCTCGTCGACGACGCGCACGAAACCCGCGACGCCGCCCTTGTACGAGCAGTCGGGCTGGCCGGCGGCATCGGCCGTGGCGATGAAGAACATGCGGCAGCGCGAGATGAAGGCCTTGTCTTCCTCGGTGAACGCGCTGCGCATCGTCACCTGTTCGAGGCGATCGGCGAGGGCGCGGGTTTCGCGGGCGTCCTGGAGCCGACGCATGCCGTCGTGGTAGGCGGAAGTCGGCATGGCATGTCCTCTCTTTGTCGACCAAGCGAGTATCCGCCGCCGCTGCAGCCGGTCAAGTGGCTGCTGGGGTCGGCCACACGAGCGGGCCCCAAGGCACGCGCGACCAGGCCCTTAGCGCACGGGAGATTCAGGTACCCGAAAGTCGAGGGGGCGGGCCGCCTCCGCCGGGAGGGAGGCTCGATCTGCCGTTATCTACTATCTCGCTTCAACCTGTACCGACGGTCCCCCTGCTGGCATAACGGTCCCTTATACGGCCGCGAGTCACGAGCCGGAGCGTCGCGCCCACCTCGCCGCCGCCTTCTTCAGCGCCTCGAGGCGAGCCCAGTGCTCGTCGATCGCCTTGCGGCCCGCAGCGGTGATCCGCGCCGTCGTTTGCGGGTACTTGCCGGCGAATCCCTTCGAGAGCGTGATGAGCCCGGCCTGCTCGAGCTTCGCAAGGTGTTGCGACAGATTGCCCGATTGCAGGCCCGTCAGCCGCTGCAGAAACACGAAATCCGCGGACTCGCACGCCGAGAGCGCGGTCAGCACCGCGAGCCGCGCCGGCTCGTGCACGAGCTTGTCGGCGGCGATGACCTGTTCGAAAGCCTCGGGCGCTTCCATCGTCGCGATCAGTGCGCTCCGTTCGCTTGCGCGAGCCGCGCGGACTCGAAAGCGCGAACGAGCGTTCGGTGATCCAAGACGCTCATGGCGATCCACACCAACGGGAAGCCGATGGCGAAGACGTTGCTCCACAGCTCGTCCGGCCCGAGCGGACCCGTGATCGGCGGCCACACGGAGACGATCATCAAGAAGACCCCGACGAGAAGCTTCTGCCAATGGAGCTCCAAATGGCGCAGCGCGTAGACGGCGAACGCGACGCCGACGGCGAGAAAGCCGAGCTGCACGCGCAGGTCGAGACCGTTCGAAACGAACTGCAGCGCGAAAAAGCCGGGCACGCCGATCGCGACGACGCGCCAACCGGTGCCGCCGGACGCCGCGACGACGCCGAAACGGCGATCGTAGTAGCGCTTGATCGCATGGGTGGCCGCGAGCGCAACGGCGGAAGCCAGCAGGAACATCGGCAGGAAGCCGGGGCCTTCGCGGTCGAGCAGGTGGGGCGTCGCGGCCCAGAGGCCGAAGGGGATCTGCTCGTACCCTCGCAGATAGCGATAGCTCCGCGTCAGACCGCGAATCCGCTCGGCATTCGAGACCATCAGCGCCGCCTCCAAACGCATCACTAGCCGATGTTCTCGTAGCAGTCTAGCTATTGTCAATAACTAGATATCCGGACACGCTAAGGGCCGGGTCGTAGTAGCGCAGCGGCGTATGGCCTCGAGCACGGCGCGAGCCGCGGCCGGCGATCCGACAGGCGGCTCGCGACCCGGGGATCCCCGCCGCCGGGCAGCGGGGTAGAATCTCCCGAGGCCGAGGCGATCGCGCTGCCGAGCGCACATCCACAGTGATTCGGAGCAGGGGGAGAGCCATGAGGACGAGAGCGGGCTTCTTGGCGTGCACGGTTCTGGCGGCGAGCGCGGTGTGGGCGGCCGCATTCGACGATATCGCCGGCGAGATGGCCGACCGCGCCGCGCAGTTTCTCGCTGCGCTCGATGGCCCGAGCCGCGAGCAGGCCACGTTCGCGTTCACGGACGACGAGCGCCTGAACTGGCACTTCACTCCCGTCGAGCGCCAGGGGCTGCCGTATCAGCAGCTCGCGCGCGGCGAGCGGCGCCTTGCAGACCGCCTGCTCGCCACGGCATTGAGCCGCGAGGGCCTCGATAAGGCGTTCGGGATCATGTACCTCGATCAGATCCTCTTCGAGCGGGAGCGCCGCGACATCCGCGATCCGGACCGCTACTTCGTGTCGATCTTCGGCGAGCCGGGCGCGCACGGCGCCTGGGGCTGGCGCATCGAAGGGCATCATCTTTCGCTGAACGTCACGCTGAACGAGGGGCGGCTCGTCTCGACGTCGCCGGCCTTCATGGGCAGCAATCCGGCGATCGTCCGCGACGGTCCGCACGCGGGCATGGAAGTCCTCGCGGACGAGCAGCGTCTCGGTCGCGAGCTCCTCGCGATGTTCCAAGGGGAAGCACGCGAGCGCGTGATTTTCCGAGCGGAATCGCCGCGGGACATCTTCACGAGCAATTCGCGCCGCGTCGACATCGGCTCGCCGGTCGGGCTCGCGGTGCGCGACATGATGCCGGAGCAGGCCGATGCGTTGATGGCACTGATCCGCGTTTATCTCGGCCGCATGCGACAAGAGATCGCCGACGCACAGCTGCAGAAGATCATGCAAGCAGACGTCGGCGCGATTCACTTCGCGTGGGCCGGCAGCGCGCAGCCCGGCCAGCCGCACTACTACCGAATCCACGGCCCGACCTTCCTGATCGAGTACGACAACACGCAAAACGACGCGAACCACATCCACTCCGTGTGGCGCGATCTCACGAACGATTTCGGCTACGACGTTCTCGGCGAGCACTACACGACGTCGCACGTGCTATAAGCGCACTTCGCCACGAGTAATTCACGGGCCCTTCTTCGCCGCGACGAAGGATCAAGGCGGCGCTTCCGCCCCGGCAGGCGATGAAGCGGCGCGTGCGCCGGGCGCGTTCGCGTGCTTGGCACCGATGCCCTGCAGCACGAGCTGCCGAAAGACGGCGTCCATCTCGGCCGGCGGCACGTGCGGCTTGCGCTTCAGGCTCCAGCCGAGCACCGAAAGAAACGTCTCGACGACGAACCGCACGACGAGGTCCGCCGGCAATCCCGCGCGCTCGTATCTCGCCAGATCCCGGCGCACGACGTCGGAGAGAAGCCGCCGAATCTCGTTCGTTGCGACCGTGCCGCCCCGGCCGCCGACGAGCGCCTTGTAGACGTGCTTGTACTCGCAGGCGTGCTCGAACAGCGCGCGGCTGAACGGCAGCGGCTCGCCGCGACGGCCGCCGCGGCCCGACGCTTCGCTTTCGCCGTCGAGCAGAGCGCCCAGCGCCTGAAAACCCTTGCGGAGCAAGTCTTCCTTGCCCGTGTAATGCGCGTAGAACGTCGACCGGCCGACATCGGCTTCGTCGATGATGTCCTGGACCGTGATCGCTTCGTAGCCCTTGCGAAGAATCAACGTAATCAGGGCTTGATGCAGCGCCTGCCGAGTCCGCGCCGCGCGTCTGTCGATCGTTCGTGCCATCGGTCGCCCCTTCGTATTGCTTTTATCGAACGATCGCGGTCCCGGTGTTCGATAACGAACTTCTCGGCGCGATCGTCCGTTGAGTATTCCGGACACGGTGTTCAATATCTTACACCGCGTCCGATTCCTTGAATGCCTCGGCGGCGAGCGCGCCGGGGAGGCGGGCGGCGTTCTCGGATCGAATCAGGAGGCCAGTCGATGCAAGCGGCACGGATTTCGAGGTTTTCGCGCCGGCTCCTGCTCGCCGTTCATCTTGCGGCTACTGCGGGCGTTTTCGGTCTCGATCTCGCGCTCGTCGCGCTCGGAATCGCCGGCCGCGCGGGCGCGACCGCGGCCGCGGTCTACCCGGCCGCGCACCTGATCGGCGCATGGGTGCTTTCGCCGTTCGCGGTCGTCTCGCTCGGCTCGGGCGTGGCGCTCGGCGTGCTCACGGAATGGGGGCTGCTTCGATACTGGTGGGTCACGCTCAAGCTCGCGATCACCGCGGCCCTGACGGCCGCGGTGCTTCTCGTGCTCGTGCCGCGCCTCGGCGTCCAAGCGTCCGCCGCGTTGGAGGCTTCGGCAGGCGCCGTGCAGCCGCAGGAACCCCTTGCGCTCGTTCTCGCACCGATCGTCGCCGTCGCGCTGCTGACCGTCGCGATGCTGCTTGCGGTCTTCAAGCCGGCGTGGCGCCTGCGCTGATCAGCCGATGTGATTTCGCTTGAGAATCTCCGTCACGCCGTGGAGGTCGTCGACCTCGTAGTCGGCCGGCGTGTCGCCGGGCAAGAACGTGTCCCTCGCCATCCCGGACCGGCGAATCTGCGCCGTGACCATGTTGATGGCCATGGCGCCTTGGCAATCGAAGGTCGGCCCGGCGCAGTAGAGACAATCCCGGACGTCGAGCCCGGTTTGTTGCAGGACCCAGTAGTACGTCTTCGGGTGCGGCTTGTGAAAGCCGGCCTGGTCCGTGGTGCCGACGAAGTCGGGCTTGAAGGTCTTGAACTTGCTCACGTACATGTCGAGGTATTTCCGCTCGACGTCCGAGTAGATCAGCACCTTGACGCCCATGTCCTGCTGCTCCTGCAGGGCGGCTTCCGTGTCGGGAAACAGCTGCACCTGGTCTTGCAGGTCCAGCATGAAGTGGACGTCATCCGCAGATCCGTCGATGTCGTGGATCTTGAAAGCCGTGACGAGCGCTTGCCCGACGAGATCCGAGACCGGCGTGTACCGATACGCCGCCGCCCGACGGTGGAAACCCTCGAAGAACCTCGCCCACGTCTCGGCGAACGTCTCGGCGTCGACGCCGGCATCGTACTTCTGCACGATCTCTCGGGCCGCCTGCTTCCACGTCCACGGCCAGTCGAAGAGCGTTCCCTTGGAGTCGTAGAACACGGCGCGCGGCCACCGTCCCTTCTTTATTCCCATCTCCGATTCTCCCCGAGTCTCGAGCGACTGCTTCGCCGGTTTCGGCGTGCGCAGCGCCGTCCGGCCTCGTCTCGACTGCGCGGACGCTCGCCGCGCAGCGTTGCGGACGAGTTTGCAACGATTCCCGTACGAATCCAAATGGGGCGGAAGGCGCCCGTCGGGGGGCGCGTCGCCGGCGCGTTATCCGGTGGAGCGGGCCCGTTGCGGCGATGAGGGCGTGACGCGCCAGCGCTCGGGACCGTCGGGCTCGATTCGGAGCTCGCGCAAGTCGGTGAGGCGGTTGCTCGCGTCGAAGATCGCAACGCGCGGCGTCACGCTCGACAGCTCCGACGGATCGACGTCGGCTCGCGCGGCGATGATCAGCTCGTCGCCGACCTGACAGTAGCGCGCCGCTGCGCCGTTGAGCAGGCAGCAGCGGCTGCCGCGAGCACCGTAGATCACGTAGGTGCTGATCCGCGCGCCGGTCGCCTTGTTCCAGATCTCGACGAACTCGAACGGCAGCAGGCCCACCTGCTCACAGTGGTCCGGGTCTAGCGCAATCGATCCTTCGTAGTGCAGATCCGCGCCCGT from the Gammaproteobacteria bacterium genome contains:
- a CDS encoding dihydrofolate reductase family protein; protein product: MRRLVAWNLMTLDGYFDGENAWDLGFSETVWGEELEAFSLEQGKEIGTLLFGRRTYEGMASYWTTQTGPIADMMNSLPKAVATRTLNEATWNNTRPLKGNAVEAVKALKAEAGKDVYVFGSADLLSSLLAAGLVDEYRICLAPVVLGRGRPLFPKQDRQIEMRLKSTRPLKTGGVILTYLLGN
- a CDS encoding pyridoxamine 5'-phosphate oxidase family protein, with amino-acid sequence MPTSAYHDGMRRLQDARETRALADRLEQVTMRSAFTEEDKAFISRCRMFFIATADAAGQPDCSYKGGVAGFVRVVDEHTLAIPDYDGNGQYRTWGNLLVNPRVGLLFIDFEKPTRLRVNGTASISADDPLMSELPGAVFVVRLRAERIFPNCPRYIHKMQLVEESVYSPRPGHTPPVPAWKTFDVFKDALPARDRERPK
- a CDS encoding transcriptional regulator; the protein is MEAPEAFEQVIAADKLVHEPARLAVLTALSACESADFVFLQRLTGLQSGNLSQHLAKLEQAGLITLSKGFAGKYPQTTARITAAGRKAIDEHWARLEALKKAAARWARRSGS
- a CDS encoding DUF3500 domain-containing protein, whose protein sequence is MRTRAGFLACTVLAASAVWAAAFDDIAGEMADRAAQFLAALDGPSREQATFAFTDDERLNWHFTPVERQGLPYQQLARGERRLADRLLATALSREGLDKAFGIMYLDQILFERERRDIRDPDRYFVSIFGEPGAHGAWGWRIEGHHLSLNVTLNEGRLVSTSPAFMGSNPAIVRDGPHAGMEVLADEQRLGRELLAMFQGEARERVIFRAESPRDIFTSNSRRVDIGSPVGLAVRDMMPEQADALMALIRVYLGRMRQEIADAQLQKIMQADVGAIHFAWAGSAQPGQPHYYRIHGPTFLIEYDNTQNDANHIHSVWRDLTNDFGYDVLGEHYTTSHVL
- a CDS encoding TetR/AcrR family transcriptional regulator, translated to MARTIDRRAARTRQALHQALITLILRKGYEAITVQDIIDEADVGRSTFYAHYTGKEDLLRKGFQALGALLDGESEASGRGGRRGEPLPFSRALFEHACEYKHVYKALVGGRGGTVATNEIRRLLSDVVRRDLARYERAGLPADLVVRFVVETFLSVLGWSLKRKPHVPPAEMDAVFRQLVLQGIGAKHANAPGARAASSPAGAEAPP
- a CDS encoding DUF2269 domain-containing protein, with the translated sequence MQAARISRFSRRLLLAVHLAATAGVFGLDLALVALGIAGRAGATAAAVYPAAHLIGAWVLSPFAVVSLGSGVALGVLTEWGLLRYWWVTLKLAITAALTAAVLLVLVPRLGVQASAALEASAGAVQPQEPLALVLAPIVAVALLTVAMLLAVFKPAWRLR
- a CDS encoding HAD family hydrolase; this translates as MGIKKGRWPRAVFYDSKGTLFDWPWTWKQAAREIVQKYDAGVDAETFAETWARFFEGFHRRAAAYRYTPVSDLVGQALVTAFKIHDIDGSADDVHFMLDLQDQVQLFPDTEAALQEQQDMGVKVLIYSDVERKYLDMYVSKFKTFKPDFVGTTDQAGFHKPHPKTYYWVLQQTGLDVRDCLYCAGPTFDCQGAMAINMVTAQIRRSGMARDTFLPGDTPADYEVDDLHGVTEILKRNHIG
- the panD gene encoding aspartate 1-decarboxylase, with product MIAKLHGLRVTGADLHYEGSIALDPDHCEQVGLLPFEFVEIWNKATGARISTYVIYGARGSRCCLLNGAAARYCQVGDELIIAARADVDPSELSSVTPRVAIFDASNRLTDLRELRIEPDGPERWRVTPSSPQRARSTG